The genomic window TCTTCCCAAGGATAATCTATGCCCCTATGTTATCGCAGGGGCTTTTCTTGCTTGCGGAAGCGTTAATAACCCCATGAAAAAATACCACCTTGAATTTGTTGTCCCGACACTTGATCTGTGCAATGATCTTGGCTTTCTGCTCGTTGAAAAGTACGGTATACTCTGTAAGCACGCCGAGCGTGGGCAGTCAAATATCGTTTATCTCAAAGAGAGCGAGAATATCATTGATATGCTTACCCTTATGGGCGCATCAAACGGCTCTATCGAGCTTATGAACGTCAAGATAGAAAAGGATATGCGCAATAAGATAAACCGTGCAGTCAATTGTGACAATGCCAATATCGAAAAGGCACTCAGGGCTTCTGAAAGACAGATAAAGGATATTGAACTTATCGACAGCACAGTAGGCCTTTCTGCATTATCCGAAAGCCTCAGGGAGATAGCTCTGTTAAGATATGAGAATCCCGACCTTAATCTTTCCCAGCTCGGCGAGCTTGTGACGCCTTCGATATCCCGCTCTGGCGTAAACCACCGCTTTCAGAAGATAGCAGCTCTGGCAGACGAGATACGAAGCAATAAAGGCACAGCGGCAAAATAAAGGAGAAGACCCATGAAGGATTTTGTTCACCTGCATCTTCATACTGAATACTCGCTTCTCGACGGCGCCTGCCGTATCGGGGAGCTTATTTCTCATGTCAAGAATATCGGTCAGAAAGCTGTTGCCATGACCGACCACGGGAATATGTTCGGCGCTATAGAGTTTTATGATGAATGCAAGGCGCAGGGTATAAAGCCCATAATCGGCTGCGAAGTCTATGTGGCACCCGGCTCACGCTTTGAAAAAGATACCAGATATGGCAGGAAATACTATCACCTTGTTTTGCTCTGTGAAAACATGACAGGCTATAAGAATCTTATCAAGCTCGTGTCTCTTGGCTATATGGAAGGCTTTTATGTCAGGCCACGAATAGATTTAGAATTGCTCCAAAAGTATCACGAGGGGCTTATCTGCCTTTCTGCCTGTATGGCAGGTGAGATATCTGTGCTTCTTTCCGAAAACCGATATGATAAAGCCGTTGAGACTGCAAAGCTGTATGAGAGCATTTTCGGAAAAGGTAATTACTATATTGAGATACAGAATCAGGATTTTATCGAACAAAAAAGGCTTTTCCCTCAGCTTATAAGGCTTTCAAAGCAGACCGGCATACCTCTTGTTGCCACCAACGACTGCCATTATATCAAGCGTGAGGACAGCGAGTATCAGCAGATTCTCATGTGTATATCCACCGGCTCGACTATCAAAGACACCGATAAAATGTCTATGCCGACCGACCAGTTCTATGTCAAAAACACAGATGAGATGTACGATGCTTTTCCGGGCTTCGAGGAAGCTCTCGAAAACACTGTAAAGATCGCCGACCGCTGTAATGTGGAGTTTGAATACGGCGTTACAAAGCTGCCCTATTTCAAGCTCGATGGTGTTGACGATAATGAAAAATTCCTGCGTGATATGTGCAGCGAAGGCTTGTATAAGCGCTATAAAGAGCCTACACCACAGGCAAAGGAACGTATGGAGTATGAGCTTTCGGTCATTTCACAGATGGGGTATGTGAATTATTACCTTATAGTCTGGGATTTTATACACTTTGCTAAGAAAAACGGTATTCCCGTTGGCTGCGGCCGTGGCTCGGGCGCAGGAAGCCTATGCGCTTATCTTATCGGCATAACTGATATCGACCCGCTTAAATATGAGCTCCTTTTTGAGAGGTTTTTAAACCCTGAACGTGTGTCTATGCCTGACTTTGATGTTGATTTCTGTATCGAAGGCAGACAGCGTGTCATTGACTATGTTATCAGACGTTACGGCGAGGAGCACGTCAGCCAGATAATCACTTTCGGCACTTTGCAGGCAAAGCAGGCTGTCCGTGACTGTGCAAGGGCTATGGGGCATACTGTTGCTTTAGGTGATATGATAGCAAAGACTGTGCCAAGAACAATAGAGCTTGCAGAGGCAGTAGAGAGTGTAGAGCCTGTAAAGAAACTATATCATTCAAACGCTGATGCTCATGAAATAATTGATATGGCTATTCGTATCGAGGGCTTGCCGAGAAACGCATCGACTCACGCTGCCGGTGTGCTTATCACAAAAGACCCTGTAGTTAGCTATGTTCCGCTATATGCAAGAGACGGGCAGGTGCTTGCGCAATACACAATGACTGCACTTGAACGCCTTGGCCTATTGAAAATTGATTTTCTTGGCCTAAGAAACCTTACTATTATCAAGCATTGCTGCGAAGAGATAAGAAAGACAGAGCCCGGATTTGATATTTCAAGTATCCCTCTTGACGATAAGAGCGTATATCAAATGCTCTCAAAAGGCCGTACTCTCGGCGTTTTCCAGTTTGAGAGCCCCGGAATGACTGCAAATCTTATGAAACTGCGTCCTGAGCGTCTTGAAGATATGATAGCAATGAACGCACTGTTCCGTCCGGGTCCAATGGATTCTATACCGACATATATCAGAAACCGCCATAATCCTTCACTCGTGACATATAAGCACGAAAAGCTAAAGCCTATCTTAGAGATAACCTATGGGTGCATAGTTTATCAGGAGCAGGTCATGCAGATATTCCGAAGTCTTGCAGGGTATTCATACGGCCGTGCTGATATCGTCAGACGTGCTATGGCAAAAAAGAAAAAGTCAGTCCTTGAAAACGAAAGAAAAGCGTTCATCTACGGTGACGCTGAATGCTCCGGCTGTATTGCTAACGGAGTAGATGAAAAAACTGCAAGTGAAATCTTCGATGAGATGTCGTCGTTTGCATCATATGCTTTCAATAAATCCCACGCTGCGGCTTATTCGACTATCGCATATCAGACTGCTTATCTTAAGTGCCACTATTTCTCGTCATATATGGCTGCTCTGATGACATCGGTCATAGGAGACAGCGCTGACAAGCTCTACTCATATATTGAAGAATGCAAAAACAACGGCGTTTCAGTTCTTCCTGTAGATATCAACAAGAGCTTTTCCACATTTACGGCCGAGGGCAGCAGTATCCGCTTTGCGATGCTTGCTGTCAAGGGAGTAGGAGAGGGCGCTATCGAGCATATCGTAAATGAGCGTGAGAGTAACGGCCTGTACACATCTTTTCAGGATTTCTGTAAGCGTAATATATGCTTTGAAGTCAATTCCCGTGCTATAGAGAGTCTTATCAAATGCGGCGCCTTTGATTCTCTTGGCAATAACAGACATGAACTGCTTGATTCATACATTTCTGTTCTTGACAGCGTTGTTGAGCAAAGCAGGAGTGTTATCGACGGTCAGCTTGATTTCTTTGCGCTCTGCGGTGAAAAGACGGCAGATATTATAAGTATCCCTTCAAAGCCCGAATATACAGCACCCGAACTGCTGGAGCTTGAATATCAGTCGCTTGGTATGTATATATCAGGTCACCCAATTGATAAGTATCTTCCCTTTGCAAGTGCAGCCGGGCTTACAGGCCTTTCTGTAGTTTCTCAGATAGACGAGGAAGGTGACGAGCGTCGTGACGGCGAATGGATAAACGTTATGGGAATAGTATCAAACAGGCGGCTATTAAAGACTAAAAAAGGCGACAGAATGGCCTTTGTCACAATTGAAGACAAAAAGGCCGGCTGTGAGCTTATATTCTTTCCCGATACGTTCAGCTTGTATGAAAACCTGACACTTGTCGGCAGCATGATATATGTTACCGGAAAGCTGAATGTCAGAAGCGATGAGGGTGCAAAGATAATCGTCAGCACTTGTGAGACAGCCGAAAAATACGTAAACAGCCTTAAAGGAATAAGACTTTTTATCAGACTCAGGTCTTCTGAAAAAGAAAAAATGCAGCTAATAAAAGAAGCTGCATCTGAATTCTGTGTTCAGTCGGGCGGAAACCCTCTTGTTATCTATTTTGATGACCTGAAAAAGATGACGAACATAAAGGGAATCCCTGCTATAGAGCTTGATTATTCATCACTTTCAAAGCTCATAAGCATTGCCGGAGAAGGCAATGTGTTATTTGAAAAAAAGAAAGGGGGCAGATGATATGGAATCAAGAAGGTATCTCGTAGTGCTTATCAATGGCGATTATGTTCAATTAACAGATATAGAAACAGGTGAGCCAATAACCATAGCTATGGCACTTCTCCCGGAGGAGATAGAGGAAGGCGGCATTGTACTATACGAGAATTTCTGCTATGTATATTT from Ruminococcus sp. NK3A76 includes these protein-coding regions:
- the whiA gene encoding DNA-binding protein WhiA, with product MHSFSYNIKEEILSGINSRDKADAALLGLLTFANALDDKRIMLLTENELVKDFFKNNAERICGEGCVSVERSSKRGEQTLYTIDIVGDDNRIELLSYLQIDSSRRLAEDDLPKDNLCPYVIAGAFLACGSVNNPMKKYHLEFVVPTLDLCNDLGFLLVEKYGILCKHAERGQSNIVYLKESENIIDMLTLMGASNGSIELMNVKIEKDMRNKINRAVNCDNANIEKALRASERQIKDIELIDSTVGLSALSESLREIALLRYENPDLNLSQLGELVTPSISRSGVNHRFQKIAALADEIRSNKGTAAK
- a CDS encoding DNA polymerase III subunit alpha, whose product is MKDFVHLHLHTEYSLLDGACRIGELISHVKNIGQKAVAMTDHGNMFGAIEFYDECKAQGIKPIIGCEVYVAPGSRFEKDTRYGRKYYHLVLLCENMTGYKNLIKLVSLGYMEGFYVRPRIDLELLQKYHEGLICLSACMAGEISVLLSENRYDKAVETAKLYESIFGKGNYYIEIQNQDFIEQKRLFPQLIRLSKQTGIPLVATNDCHYIKREDSEYQQILMCISTGSTIKDTDKMSMPTDQFYVKNTDEMYDAFPGFEEALENTVKIADRCNVEFEYGVTKLPYFKLDGVDDNEKFLRDMCSEGLYKRYKEPTPQAKERMEYELSVISQMGYVNYYLIVWDFIHFAKKNGIPVGCGRGSGAGSLCAYLIGITDIDPLKYELLFERFLNPERVSMPDFDVDFCIEGRQRVIDYVIRRYGEEHVSQIITFGTLQAKQAVRDCARAMGHTVALGDMIAKTVPRTIELAEAVESVEPVKKLYHSNADAHEIIDMAIRIEGLPRNASTHAAGVLITKDPVVSYVPLYARDGQVLAQYTMTALERLGLLKIDFLGLRNLTIIKHCCEEIRKTEPGFDISSIPLDDKSVYQMLSKGRTLGVFQFESPGMTANLMKLRPERLEDMIAMNALFRPGPMDSIPTYIRNRHNPSLVTYKHEKLKPILEITYGCIVYQEQVMQIFRSLAGYSYGRADIVRRAMAKKKKSVLENERKAFIYGDAECSGCIANGVDEKTASEIFDEMSSFASYAFNKSHAAAYSTIAYQTAYLKCHYFSSYMAALMTSVIGDSADKLYSYIEECKNNGVSVLPVDINKSFSTFTAEGSSIRFAMLAVKGVGEGAIEHIVNERESNGLYTSFQDFCKRNICFEVNSRAIESLIKCGAFDSLGNNRHELLDSYISVLDSVVEQSRSVIDGQLDFFALCGEKTADIISIPSKPEYTAPELLELEYQSLGMYISGHPIDKYLPFASAAGLTGLSVVSQIDEEGDERRDGEWINVMGIVSNRRLLKTKKGDRMAFVTIEDKKAGCELIFFPDTFSLYENLTLVGSMIYVTGKLNVRSDEGAKIIVSTCETAEKYVNSLKGIRLFIRLRSSEKEKMQLIKEAASEFCVQSGGNPLVIYFDDLKKMTNIKGIPAIELDYSSLSKLISIAGEGNVLFEKKKGGR